The proteins below are encoded in one region of Streptomyces ficellus:
- the rlmN gene encoding 23S rRNA (adenine(2503)-C(2))-methyltransferase RlmN, with protein MPRPAPGELTFVAPRGAKKPPRHLADLTPAERKEAVAAIGEKPFRAKQLSQHYFARYAHDPAAWTDIPAASREKLATELLPDLMSVVRHISCDDDTTRKTLWRLHDGTLVESVLMRYPDRVTMCISSQAGCGMNCPFCATGQAGLDRNLSTAEIVHQIVDGMRALRDGEVPGGPARLSNIVFMGMGEPLANYKRVVGAIRRLTDPEPDGLGLSQRGITVSTVGLVPAMLRFADEGFKCRLAVSLHAPDDELRDTLVPVNTRWKVREVLDAAWEYAEKSGRRISIEYALIRDINDQAWRGDLLGRLLKGKRVHVNLIPLNPTPGSKWTASRPEDEKAFVEAIAAHGVPVTVRDTRGQEIDGACGQLAATER; from the coding sequence ATGCCACGCCCCGCACCGGGAGAGCTCACCTTCGTCGCCCCGCGCGGAGCGAAGAAGCCGCCGCGACACCTCGCCGATCTGACGCCCGCCGAGCGCAAGGAAGCCGTCGCCGCGATCGGTGAGAAGCCGTTCCGGGCCAAGCAGCTCTCCCAGCACTACTTCGCGCGGTACGCGCACGACCCGGCCGCCTGGACGGACATCCCCGCCGCGTCCCGCGAGAAGCTCGCCACGGAGCTGCTGCCCGACCTGATGTCGGTCGTACGGCACATCTCCTGCGACGACGACACCACCCGCAAGACCCTGTGGCGGCTGCACGACGGCACCCTCGTCGAGTCCGTCCTCATGCGGTACCCCGACCGCGTCACCATGTGCATCTCCTCGCAGGCCGGCTGCGGCATGAACTGCCCGTTCTGCGCCACCGGCCAGGCGGGTCTCGACCGGAACCTGTCGACCGCCGAGATCGTCCACCAGATCGTCGACGGCATGCGGGCGCTGCGGGACGGCGAGGTGCCGGGAGGACCCGCGCGGCTGTCCAACATCGTGTTCATGGGCATGGGCGAGCCGCTCGCCAACTACAAGCGCGTCGTCGGCGCCATCCGCCGCCTCACCGACCCCGAGCCGGACGGGCTCGGGCTGTCGCAGCGCGGCATCACCGTGTCCACCGTCGGTCTCGTCCCGGCGATGCTGCGCTTCGCCGACGAGGGCTTCAAGTGCCGCCTCGCCGTCTCGCTGCACGCCCCGGACGACGAGCTGCGCGACACCCTCGTCCCGGTCAACACGCGCTGGAAGGTCCGGGAGGTGCTGGACGCCGCCTGGGAGTACGCCGAGAAGTCGGGCCGCCGCATCTCCATCGAGTACGCCCTCATCCGCGACATCAACGACCAGGCCTGGCGCGGCGACCTCCTCGGCCGCCTCCTCAAGGGCAAGCGCGTCCACGTCAACCTGATCCCGCTCAACCCGACGCCCGGCTCCAAGTGGACCGCGTCCCGCCCCGAGGACGAAAAGGCGTTCGTCGAGGCGATCGCCGCCCACGGCGTACCCGTCACCGTCCGTGACACCCGCGGGCAGGAGATCGACGGTGCCTGTGGACAGCTCGCGGCCACCGAGCGGTGA
- the frr gene encoding ribosome recycling factor, whose product MIEETLLEAEEKMEKAVLVAKEDFAAIRTGRAHPAMFNKIVADYYGATTPINQLASFSVPEPRMAVVTPFDKSALRNIEQAIRDSDLGVNPSNDGNIIRVVFPELTEERRREYIKVAKGKAEDSKISIRSVRRKAKDALDKLVKDKEAGEDEVRRAEKELDDTTAKYVTQVDELLKHKEAELLEV is encoded by the coding sequence GTGATCGAAGAGACCCTCCTCGAGGCAGAGGAGAAGATGGAGAAGGCCGTCCTGGTCGCCAAGGAGGACTTCGCCGCGATCCGTACCGGGCGTGCGCACCCGGCCATGTTCAACAAGATCGTGGCCGACTACTACGGTGCCACGACGCCGATCAACCAGCTGGCGTCGTTCTCCGTGCCGGAGCCCCGCATGGCCGTGGTGACCCCGTTCGACAAGAGCGCGCTGCGCAACATTGAGCAGGCCATCCGCGACTCCGACCTGGGCGTCAACCCGAGCAACGACGGCAACATCATCCGTGTGGTGTTCCCCGAGCTCACCGAGGAGCGGCGCCGCGAGTACATCAAGGTCGCCAAGGGCAAGGCCGAGGACTCGAAGATCTCCATCCGTTCGGTGCGCCGCAAGGCCAAGGACGCCCTTGACAAGCTGGTCAAGGACAAGGAGGCCGGCGAGGACGAGGTGCGCCGCGCGGAGAAGGAGCTCGACGACACCACCGCGAAGTACGTCACGCAGGTGGACGAGCTGCTCAAGCACAAGGAAGCCGAGCTGCTCGAGGTCTGA
- a CDS encoding thiamine ABC transporter substrate-binding protein gives MSTTKKIAVGALAAALGVTTLTACGGDSGKDAGDGGTKPKTVTLVSHDSFNASPAVLKEFTKQTGYTVKVLKSGDAGEAVNKAVLTKGAPQGDVFFGVDNTLLSRALDNGIFDPYEAKGLDRVPDAVQLDKDKHRVTPVDTGEICVNYDKKYFADKKLAPPQTFDDLAKPAYKDLLVVENPERSSPGLGFLLGTAARYGDDGWQDYWKKLKANGVKVADSWELAYNQEFSGSAGGKKAKGDRPLVVSYASSPPVEVLYAEPRPAEAPTGVSTGTCFQQTEFAGLLTGAKNAEGGKALIDFMIGKKFQEDMPLQMFVNPVAKDAKLPALFTEHGAKVARPHTVAPEKIAQNREQWIQTWSSLVLK, from the coding sequence GTGAGCACCACCAAGAAGATCGCGGTCGGCGCCCTCGCCGCCGCGCTGGGCGTCACCACGCTCACCGCCTGCGGCGGCGACTCCGGCAAGGACGCCGGCGACGGCGGGACGAAGCCGAAGACCGTGACGCTCGTCAGCCACGACTCCTTCAACGCCTCCCCGGCCGTCCTGAAGGAGTTCACCAAGCAGACCGGCTACACCGTCAAGGTCCTCAAGAGCGGCGACGCGGGCGAGGCCGTCAACAAGGCCGTCCTCACCAAGGGCGCCCCGCAGGGCGACGTGTTCTTCGGCGTCGACAACACCCTGCTGTCCCGCGCGCTCGACAACGGCATCTTCGACCCGTACGAGGCCAAGGGCCTGGACCGGGTCCCCGACGCCGTACAGCTCGACAAGGACAAGCACCGGGTCACGCCCGTCGACACCGGCGAGATCTGCGTCAACTACGACAAGAAGTACTTCGCGGACAAGAAGCTGGCGCCGCCGCAGACCTTCGACGACCTCGCGAAGCCCGCCTACAAGGACCTCCTCGTCGTCGAGAACCCCGAGCGCTCCTCGCCCGGCCTCGGCTTCCTGCTCGGCACGGCCGCCCGGTACGGGGACGACGGCTGGCAGGACTACTGGAAGAAGCTGAAGGCCAACGGCGTCAAGGTCGCCGACAGCTGGGAGCTCGCCTACAACCAGGAGTTCTCCGGCTCCGCCGGCGGCAAGAAGGCCAAGGGCGACCGGCCGCTCGTCGTGTCCTACGCCTCCAGCCCGCCCGTCGAGGTGCTCTACGCCGAGCCGCGGCCGGCCGAGGCGCCGACCGGCGTCTCCACCGGGACCTGCTTCCAGCAGACCGAGTTCGCGGGCCTGCTGACCGGCGCGAAGAACGCCGAGGGCGGCAAGGCCCTCATCGACTTCATGATCGGCAAGAAGTTCCAGGAGGACATGCCGCTCCAGATGTTCGTCAACCCGGTGGCGAAGGACGCCAAGCTCCCCGCGCTGTTCACCGAGCACGGCGCCAAGGTCGCCCGGCCGCACACCGTCGCCCCCGAGAAGATCGCCCAGAACCGCGAACAGTGGATCCAGACGTGGTCCTCGCTCGTCCTGAAGTAG
- a CDS encoding ABC transporter ATP-binding protein has translation MLALKDVTVRFGSRVAVDTVSLDVADHEIVCLLGPSGSGKSTLLRVVAGLQPPDAGTVLLDGTDQAGVPVHRRGVGLMFQDHQLFPQRDVGGNVAFGLRMRGAARDEQARRVAELLDLVGLPGAERRAVAALSGGEQQRVALARALAPRPRLLMLDEPLGQLDRGLRERLVVELRQLFGRLGTTVLAVTHDQGEAFALADRVVVMRDGHIAQSGTPLDVWQRPASEFVARFLGFDNVVEATVTGGAADTAWGQIPVPAGSAPGTVRVLVRPAGVRLGDPADGLRCTVEGRTFRGHHVAVRLRPETGPPLEAECALRDAPAEGAVVGVTFTSDEVVVLG, from the coding sequence ATGCTCGCTCTGAAGGACGTGACCGTACGCTTCGGGTCGCGCGTCGCGGTCGACACGGTGTCCCTGGACGTCGCCGACCACGAGATCGTGTGCCTGCTCGGCCCCAGCGGCAGCGGCAAGTCGACCCTGCTGCGGGTCGTCGCGGGACTCCAGCCGCCCGACGCCGGCACGGTCCTCCTCGACGGCACCGACCAGGCCGGGGTGCCCGTGCACCGGCGCGGCGTGGGGCTCATGTTCCAGGACCACCAGCTGTTCCCGCAGCGGGACGTGGGCGGCAACGTCGCCTTCGGGCTGCGCATGCGCGGCGCGGCCCGCGACGAACAGGCCCGGCGGGTCGCCGAACTGCTGGACCTCGTCGGGCTGCCCGGCGCCGAACGGCGGGCCGTCGCCGCCCTGTCCGGCGGCGAGCAGCAGCGCGTCGCCCTCGCCCGCGCCCTGGCCCCCCGCCCCCGGCTGCTGATGCTCGACGAGCCGCTCGGCCAGCTCGACCGGGGCCTGCGGGAACGCCTCGTCGTCGAGCTGCGGCAGCTGTTCGGGCGGCTCGGCACCACCGTGCTCGCCGTCACCCACGACCAGGGCGAGGCGTTCGCGCTCGCCGATCGCGTCGTCGTCATGCGCGACGGGCACATCGCCCAGAGCGGCACGCCGCTGGACGTCTGGCAGCGCCCCGCCTCCGAGTTCGTCGCCCGCTTCCTTGGCTTCGACAACGTGGTCGAGGCGACGGTGACCGGCGGGGCGGCCGACACCGCGTGGGGCCAGATCCCCGTGCCGGCCGGGTCCGCCCCGGGCACGGTCCGGGTGCTGGTGCGGCCCGCGGGCGTACGGCTCGGCGACCCCGCCGACGGCCTGCGGTGCACCGTGGAAGGGCGCACCTTCCGCGGCCACCACGTGGCGGTACGGCTCCGGCCGGAGACCGGCCCGCCCCTGGAGGCCGAGTGCGCGCTGCGGGACGCGCCCGCGGAGGGGGCGGTGGTGGGCGTGACGTTCACGTCCGACGAGGTCGTCGTCCTCGGCTGA
- a CDS encoding glycosyltransferase family 4 protein, with protein sequence MHRHRTLVVTNDFPPRQGGIETFVKAVADRFPPGGVVVFTSSEEGAAAHDAALPYPVVRERTGMLLPTPRVTARAVALAREHGCDSVWFGAAAPLGLMAGRLRREAGVRRLVATTHGHEVWWARTPGARTLLRRIGAGVDVVTCLGASTRAPIATALGPDVPLARLVPGVDAGAFRPGGDPGPVRRRYGLGDAPVLLCAARLVARKGQDTLIRALPGVHARVPGARLLLVGAGPYENRLRRLAEEYGVTGSVVFAGGRPHAALPPFYAAADVFAMPCRTRRRGLEVEGLGIVFLEAAAAGLPVLVGDSGGAPDAVRDGETGRVVDGRDVAAVTAGLVGLLTDRGAAAAMGAKGRDWVREAWSWDHTCATLAGLLR encoded by the coding sequence GTGCACCGTCACCGTACGCTCGTCGTCACCAACGACTTCCCGCCCCGGCAGGGCGGCATCGAGACGTTCGTGAAGGCGGTGGCGGACCGCTTCCCGCCCGGCGGCGTGGTGGTGTTCACGTCGTCGGAGGAGGGCGCCGCCGCGCACGACGCCGCCCTGCCGTACCCGGTGGTCCGGGAGCGGACCGGGATGCTGCTGCCCACGCCGCGGGTGACCGCGCGGGCGGTGGCGCTCGCCCGCGAACACGGCTGCGACAGCGTGTGGTTCGGGGCGGCCGCCCCGCTGGGCCTGATGGCCGGCCGGCTGCGCCGCGAGGCGGGGGTGCGGCGGCTGGTCGCCACGACGCACGGCCACGAGGTGTGGTGGGCCCGCACGCCGGGTGCCCGGACGCTGCTGCGCCGCATCGGCGCCGGCGTGGACGTCGTCACGTGTCTCGGCGCGAGCACCCGGGCGCCCATCGCCACGGCGCTCGGACCGGACGTACCCCTGGCGAGGCTGGTGCCGGGCGTGGACGCCGGCGCGTTCCGGCCGGGCGGCGACCCCGGCCCCGTACGCCGCCGGTACGGCCTGGGCGACGCGCCCGTCCTCCTGTGCGCCGCCCGCCTGGTCGCCCGCAAGGGGCAGGACACCCTGATCCGTGCCCTGCCGGGGGTCCACGCGCGCGTGCCGGGCGCCCGGCTGCTGCTGGTGGGCGCAGGACCGTACGAGAACCGGTTGCGGCGCCTGGCAGAGGAGTACGGCGTCACCGGCTCGGTGGTCTTCGCGGGCGGCCGTCCGCACGCCGCGCTGCCGCCCTTCTACGCCGCGGCCGACGTGTTCGCGATGCCGTGCCGGACCCGCAGGCGCGGTCTGGAGGTCGAGGGGCTCGGCATCGTGTTCCTGGAGGCGGCCGCCGCGGGGCTCCCGGTCCTGGTGGGCGACTCGGGCGGCGCTCCGGACGCCGTACGGGACGGCGAGACGGGCCGGGTCGTCGACGGCCGGGACGTCGCCGCCGTCACCGCGGGGCTGGTGGGGCTGCTGACCGACCGTGGGGCGGCCGCCGCGATGGGGGCGAAGGGCCGCGACTGGGTCCGGGAGGCGTGGTCGTGGGACCACACCTGTGCCACCCTGGCGGGCCTGCTGCGGTAG
- a CDS encoding phosphatidate cytidylyltransferase, with product MNDSSWGAPPRGGQWGPPDQGHHPGFAPAAPAGPAYDGHEAQQTRPMPIVPDVPAGGDTGGGQDDRDRGTAPLSGPLFRDELPQRPDQPWQPHGQPRQDRSPQPENPQEPMPSPQSGAPQPTELPGPPRKQKKRAGRDLRAAIGVGVGLGAVIVASLFVVKAVFVGVIAVAVVVGLWELTSRLQERKSIRAPLVPLAVGGAAMVVAGYVRGAEGAWVAMALTALAVLVWRMTESPEGYLKDVTAGVFAAFYVPFLATFVALMLTADDGPWRVLTFLVLTVVSDTGAYAVGWRFGKHKLAPRISPGKTREGLLGAVAFAMAAGALCMEFAIDGGTWWQGLLLGLAVAASATLGDLGESMIKRDLGIKDMGTLLPGHGGIMDRLDSLLPTAPVVWLLFVIFVGTG from the coding sequence ATGAACGACTCTTCCTGGGGGGCCCCGCCGAGAGGCGGTCAATGGGGTCCGCCCGACCAGGGGCACCACCCGGGGTTCGCTCCGGCAGCCCCGGCGGGTCCCGCCTACGACGGGCATGAGGCGCAGCAGACTCGGCCCATGCCCATCGTGCCCGACGTTCCCGCCGGTGGCGACACCGGTGGAGGCCAGGACGACCGCGACCGGGGGACCGCTCCGCTGAGCGGTCCCCTGTTCCGTGACGAGCTGCCGCAGCGGCCGGACCAGCCGTGGCAGCCGCACGGACAGCCGCGGCAGGACCGGTCGCCGCAGCCGGAGAATCCGCAGGAGCCCATGCCCAGCCCGCAGTCGGGAGCGCCGCAGCCCACGGAGCTGCCCGGTCCGCCGAGGAAGCAGAAGAAGCGGGCCGGCCGGGACCTGCGGGCCGCCATAGGGGTCGGCGTGGGGCTCGGCGCCGTGATCGTCGCGTCGCTCTTCGTCGTCAAGGCCGTGTTCGTCGGTGTGATAGCGGTCGCCGTCGTGGTCGGGCTGTGGGAGCTGACGTCCCGCCTTCAGGAGCGCAAGTCGATCAGGGCTCCGCTCGTGCCGCTGGCCGTGGGCGGCGCGGCCATGGTCGTGGCCGGGTACGTGCGCGGGGCCGAGGGGGCCTGGGTCGCCATGGCGCTCACCGCGCTCGCGGTGCTCGTGTGGCGGATGACCGAGTCGCCCGAGGGTTACCTGAAGGACGTCACGGCCGGTGTCTTCGCCGCGTTCTACGTCCCGTTCCTCGCGACGTTCGTGGCGCTGATGCTCACCGCGGACGACGGTCCGTGGCGGGTGCTGACCTTCCTCGTCCTGACCGTGGTCAGCGACACCGGCGCGTACGCGGTCGGCTGGCGGTTCGGCAAGCACAAGCTGGCGCCGCGCATCAGCCCGGGCAAGACCCGCGAGGGGCTCCTGGGGGCGGTGGCGTTCGCCATGGCGGCGGGCGCGCTGTGCATGGAGTTCGCCATCGACGGCGGCACCTGGTGGCAGGGCCTGCTGCTGGGCCTCGCCGTCGCGGCCAGCGCCACGCTGGGCGACCTCGGCGAGTCCATGATCAAGCGGGACCTGGGGATCAAGGACATGGGCACCCTGCTGCCGGGGCACGGCGGCATCATGGACCGGCTGGACTCGCTGCTGCCGACCGCTCCGGTGGTGTGGCTGCTGTTCGTGATCTTCGTCGGAACAGGCTGA
- a CDS encoding sensor histidine kinase — MNVLVRTLRRAVASPAYPWVSGCVLTGCTVVELVLFPGSVWVAGAILVSSASLMWRRSHPEVALLTVAAAFIGFGAHLSLYLVTMVSGVTGLYTLGRHRVQHPAVLVGAGALASLGVNLVHIQKWAGLPPIGNPALAVADRFDRGLYAETLLLTVVVLGAVSAGDAVRAREEARDERAAAQERLLGMERRQAAEAERAAIARELHDVVAHSVSMIAVQAESATYTTPGLSPQARDALQQIAGTARSSMTELRRLLGVLRTGTDGRVATAPQPTLAGLDELVAQHRAVGGSAELRVGGDRVVLPAGWELSAYRIVQEALTNARRHAPGAHTVVDVGWGADRLTISVTDDGPGPAGEPDGAGHGLAGMRERAALLGGSVTAGPGPDGGFRIRAELPW, encoded by the coding sequence ATGAACGTGCTCGTCCGAACGCTGCGCCGCGCGGTGGCGTCCCCCGCGTACCCCTGGGTCTCCGGGTGCGTCCTCACCGGCTGCACGGTGGTGGAACTGGTCCTGTTCCCCGGGTCGGTGTGGGTGGCGGGCGCGATCCTGGTGTCCTCCGCGTCGCTGATGTGGCGCCGGTCGCACCCCGAGGTGGCGCTGCTGACGGTCGCCGCCGCGTTCATCGGCTTCGGCGCCCACCTGAGCCTGTACCTGGTGACGATGGTGAGCGGGGTGACCGGGCTCTACACCCTGGGCAGGCACCGGGTGCAGCATCCGGCGGTGCTGGTCGGCGCGGGGGCGCTGGCGTCGCTGGGGGTGAACCTGGTGCACATCCAGAAGTGGGCCGGGCTGCCGCCGATCGGGAACCCGGCCCTCGCGGTGGCCGACCGGTTCGACCGGGGCCTGTACGCCGAGACGCTGCTGCTGACGGTGGTGGTCCTGGGCGCGGTGAGCGCGGGCGACGCGGTACGCGCGCGTGAGGAGGCGCGTGACGAACGGGCCGCCGCGCAGGAGCGGTTGCTGGGGATGGAGCGGCGGCAGGCGGCGGAGGCCGAGCGGGCGGCGATCGCGCGGGAGCTGCACGACGTGGTGGCGCACTCGGTGTCGATGATCGCCGTGCAGGCGGAGAGCGCGACGTACACCACTCCGGGGCTGTCCCCGCAGGCGCGGGACGCGCTCCAGCAGATCGCGGGGACGGCCCGCTCGTCGATGACGGAACTGCGGCGGCTGCTGGGCGTGTTGCGGACCGGGACGGACGGCCGGGTGGCGACGGCGCCGCAGCCGACGCTCGCGGGGCTGGACGAACTGGTCGCCCAGCACCGGGCGGTGGGCGGCAGTGCCGAGCTGCGGGTGGGCGGCGATCGTGTCGTGTTGCCGGCCGGCTGGGAGCTGTCGGCGTACCGCATCGTCCAGGAGGCGCTGACCAACGCGCGCAGGCACGCTCCGGGAGCCCATACGGTGGTGGACGTCGGGTGGGGGGCGGACCGGCTGACGATCAGCGTCACGGACGACGGGCCGGGGCCGGCCGGTGAGCCGGACGGGGCCGGTCATGGTCTGGCCGGGATGCGGGAGCGGGCCGCGCTGCTCGGCGGGAGCGTCACCGCCGGTCCGGGTCCGGACGGCGGCTTTCGGATAAGGGCGGAACTTCCGTGGTGA
- a CDS encoding ABC transporter permease: MALPVAFFAVFFAYPVAAITGRGLRTDDGTWQLGRIGDVLTRPDILDVLWFTTWQALASSALTLLIALPGAYVFARFSFPGKGLLRAVVTVPFVLPTVVVGTAFLALVGRRGLLDELWGIRLDATVWAILLAHVFFNYAVVIRTVGGLWSQLDPRQEEAARVLGASRFGAWRRVTLPALGPAVAAAALMVFLFSYTSFGIVQILGGHAFATLEAEIYRQTAQLLDLPTAAVLTLVQFAAVGAILAVHARTVPRREAMLRLVDPALTARRPRGTGQWALLGGVLASVALLLVLPLGVLVQRSFDGGLGYYRALQEVDAGGTFLVPPAEAIANSLEYALAATAIALLIGGLAAAALTRRAGRLVRGFDALLMLPLGVSAVTVGFGFLITLDEPPLDLRSSWILVPLAQALVGVPFVVRTMLPVLRAVDARLREAAAVLGASPWRVWREVDLPLVRRAVLVAAGFAFAVSLGEFGATVFIARPDNPTLPVAVARLLGRPGDLNYGQAMALSTILMVVCAVALLLLERVRADRSGEL, encoded by the coding sequence ATGGCCCTGCCCGTGGCGTTCTTCGCCGTCTTCTTCGCCTACCCCGTCGCCGCGATCACCGGCCGCGGGCTGAGGACGGACGACGGCACCTGGCAGCTCGGCCGGATCGGCGACGTCCTGACCCGGCCGGACATCCTCGACGTCCTGTGGTTCACCACCTGGCAGGCGCTCGCCTCCAGCGCGCTCACCCTGCTGATCGCCCTGCCCGGCGCATACGTCTTCGCCCGCTTCTCCTTCCCCGGCAAGGGACTGCTGCGGGCCGTCGTCACCGTGCCGTTCGTCCTGCCGACCGTCGTCGTCGGCACCGCGTTCCTCGCGCTCGTCGGGCGGCGCGGACTCCTCGACGAGCTGTGGGGGATACGGCTCGACGCCACCGTGTGGGCCATCCTCCTGGCGCACGTCTTCTTCAACTACGCGGTCGTCATCCGGACCGTCGGCGGCCTCTGGTCCCAGCTCGACCCGCGCCAGGAGGAGGCCGCCCGGGTGCTCGGCGCCTCCCGCTTCGGCGCGTGGCGGCGCGTCACGCTCCCCGCGCTCGGGCCCGCCGTGGCCGCCGCCGCGCTGATGGTGTTCCTCTTCTCGTACACCTCCTTCGGCATCGTCCAGATCCTCGGCGGGCACGCCTTCGCCACGCTGGAGGCTGAGATCTACCGGCAGACCGCGCAACTGCTCGACCTGCCGACCGCCGCGGTCCTCACGCTGGTGCAGTTCGCCGCCGTCGGCGCCATCCTCGCCGTCCACGCCCGCACCGTCCCGCGCCGGGAGGCCATGCTGCGGCTCGTCGACCCGGCCCTGACCGCCCGCCGTCCCCGCGGCACCGGCCAGTGGGCGCTGCTCGGCGGCGTCCTCGCCTCCGTGGCGCTGCTGCTCGTCCTGCCGCTCGGCGTGCTCGTCCAGCGGTCCTTCGACGGCGGGCTCGGCTACTACCGGGCACTCCAGGAGGTCGACGCGGGCGGCACGTTCCTCGTCCCGCCGGCCGAGGCGATCGCGAACTCCCTCGAGTACGCCCTCGCCGCCACCGCGATCGCGCTCCTGATCGGCGGGCTCGCCGCCGCCGCGCTCACCCGGCGCGCCGGGCGGCTGGTGCGCGGCTTCGACGCGCTGCTGATGCTGCCGCTCGGGGTGTCCGCCGTGACGGTCGGCTTCGGGTTCCTGATCACACTCGACGAGCCGCCGCTCGACCTGCGCTCCTCCTGGATCCTCGTACCGCTCGCCCAGGCCCTCGTCGGCGTGCCGTTCGTCGTCCGCACCATGCTGCCCGTGCTGCGCGCGGTGGACGCCCGGCTGCGCGAGGCGGCGGCGGTGCTCGGCGCCTCGCCGTGGCGGGTGTGGCGGGAGGTGGACCTGCCGCTGGTGCGGCGGGCGGTGCTGGTCGCGGCGGGGTTCGCCTTCGCCGTGTCGCTGGGCGAGTTCGGCGCGACCGTGTTCATCGCCCGGCCCGACAACCCGACCCTCCCCGTCGCCGTCGCCCGGCTCCTCGGCCGCCCCGGCGACCTCAACTACGGCCAGGCCATGGCCCTTTCGACGATCCTGATGGTGGTGTGCGCGGTGGCCCTGCTGCTGCTCGAACGTGTCCGTGCCGACCGCTCCGGGGAGTTGTGA
- a CDS encoding sensor histidine kinase, which produces MGLRLTIGATITATAALAAIVTGVQVPRLMEDRARDQAMERLLLAERLYTESGQARFGLEINPADLPEELRRTVLAGRRATHVQQDGDHRRIWAATGVGDDILVLKRFEDPLSDELQAGMLRAGVVGTAVATLTGLLLATRLGRRLRLSARRAEQITGGDLDARLPQSGRDEIATLTRAVNTMADALAERLRAEREVTANIAHELRTPVAGLVAAAGLLPDGRAESMVKERVARMRDLMEDVLEVARLDNGREEADVRLVELGGLARRAVRAAESDAVRLDIVAEAFVETDARRVERVLTNLVSNGLRHGAGPVVVEVDRGVVRVRDRGAGFPEQLLAHGPQRFHTSAVGKGLGLGLTIAAGQARVLGARLAFTNPEDGGACAVLDLSAAVRDVPDGE; this is translated from the coding sequence ATGGGGCTACGGCTCACGATAGGGGCCACCATCACCGCGACCGCGGCGCTGGCCGCGATCGTGACGGGGGTGCAGGTGCCGCGGTTGATGGAGGACCGGGCCCGCGACCAGGCCATGGAGCGGCTCCTGCTGGCGGAGCGGCTCTACACGGAGAGCGGCCAGGCCCGGTTCGGGCTGGAGATCAACCCGGCGGACCTGCCCGAGGAGCTGCGCCGTACGGTGCTGGCCGGCCGCCGTGCCACGCACGTGCAGCAGGACGGCGACCACCGCCGGATCTGGGCGGCCACCGGTGTGGGCGACGACATCCTGGTGCTGAAGCGGTTCGAGGACCCGCTGTCCGACGAGCTCCAGGCGGGCATGTTGCGGGCGGGTGTGGTGGGTACGGCGGTGGCGACCCTGACCGGGCTGCTGCTGGCCACCCGGCTGGGCCGGCGGCTGCGGCTGTCGGCGCGGCGGGCGGAGCAGATCACCGGCGGTGACCTGGACGCGCGGCTTCCGCAGTCGGGGCGGGACGAGATCGCCACGCTCACGCGGGCCGTGAACACCATGGCGGACGCGCTGGCGGAGCGGCTGCGCGCGGAGCGCGAGGTGACGGCGAACATCGCGCACGAGCTGCGCACTCCGGTGGCGGGGCTGGTCGCGGCGGCGGGGCTGCTCCCGGACGGCCGGGCCGAGTCGATGGTGAAGGAGCGGGTCGCGCGGATGCGGGACCTGATGGAGGACGTCCTGGAGGTCGCCCGGCTGGACAACGGGCGCGAGGAGGCGGACGTACGGCTGGTGGAGCTGGGCGGGCTCGCCCGGCGGGCGGTGCGCGCGGCGGAGAGCGACGCGGTCCGTCTCGACATCGTTGCCGAGGCGTTCGTGGAGACGGACGCGCGGCGCGTGGAGCGGGTGCTGACGAACCTGGTGAGCAACGGGCTGCGGCACGGCGCCGGACCGGTGGTGGTGGAGGTCGACCGCGGGGTGGTGCGGGTACGGGACCGGGGCGCGGGCTTTCCCGAGCAGCTGCTGGCGCACGGGCCGCAGCGGTTCCACACCAGCGCGGTCGGCAAGGGGCTGGGCCTCGGCCTGACGATCGCGGCGGGCCAGGCCCGGGTGCTGGGCGCGCGGCTGGCGTTCACCAACCCGGAGGACGGGGGCGCCTGCGCGGTCCTGGACCTGTCGGCGGCGGTGCGGGACGTACCGGACGGGGAGTGA
- a CDS encoding response regulator gives MVIRAMVADDQAVVRTGFVNLLATQDDIRVVGEAEDGAEAVRVAAERRPDLALLDIRMPHMDGIQAAREILAASGGATRVLMLTTFDLDEYVYDALAAGASGFLLKDATFPELLHAVRVVARGDALLAPGVTRRLVAEFARQRSGVLPARPVDGLTAREVEVLVLIARGLSNAEIAQSLTITDHTVKTHINRLFAKMGLRDRAQAVILAYELGLVLPGRDRPA, from the coding sequence GTGGTGATCAGGGCGATGGTGGCCGACGACCAGGCCGTCGTACGAACCGGGTTCGTGAACCTCCTCGCGACGCAGGACGACATCCGGGTGGTCGGGGAGGCCGAGGACGGGGCGGAGGCGGTGCGGGTGGCGGCCGAGCGGCGGCCCGACCTGGCGCTGCTGGACATCCGGATGCCGCACATGGACGGCATCCAGGCCGCCCGGGAGATCCTCGCCGCGTCCGGCGGGGCGACCAGGGTGCTGATGCTGACGACGTTCGACCTGGACGAGTACGTGTACGACGCGCTCGCGGCGGGGGCGAGCGGGTTCCTGCTGAAGGACGCGACGTTCCCTGAGCTGCTGCACGCGGTACGGGTGGTCGCGCGGGGTGACGCGCTGCTGGCGCCGGGCGTGACGCGGCGGCTGGTGGCCGAGTTCGCCCGCCAGCGGTCGGGGGTGCTGCCGGCGAGACCGGTCGACGGGCTGACCGCGCGGGAGGTGGAGGTGCTGGTGCTGATCGCCCGGGGCCTGTCGAACGCCGAGATCGCGCAGTCGCTGACGATCACCGACCACACCGTGAAGACCCACATCAACCGGCTCTTCGCGAAGATGGGCCTGCGGGACCGGGCGCAGGCGGTGATTCTGGCGTACGAGCTGGGGCTGGTGCTCCCCGGTCGCGACCGGCCGGCCTGA